CTCGTCGACGTCGCCGGCCTCATTCCCGGCGCCCACGAGGGCAAAGGCCTCGGGAATCAATTTTTGACTGACCTCAACGAGACCGACGTACTCGTCCACGTCGTCGACTTCGCTGGCGAGACGAACCTCGAGGGCGAACCCACCGAGGGTCACGACCCGCGCGAGGACATCGACTTCCTCGAGACCGAACTCGATCAGTGGTATCTAGGCGTGCTCGAAAAAGGAATAAACCGATATTCGTCGGGCTACGTCACCGAGGACGACGCCATCGAGGAGGATCTGGCCGAGCAGATGAGCGCGTTCAAGACGAACGAGGACGAGCTCAAACTCCTCATCCGGCGCGTCGACATCGGCTTCGACCCCGAAGCGTGGGACGACGAGGACAAACTCGAACTCGCCCGCGAGATTCGCAAGGCGACGAAGCCGATGGTGATCGCGGCGAACAAGATGGACACCCCCGCAGCCCAGGCCAACTACGACGATATCACGAGCGACCCCGAGTACGAGCACCTGACCATCGTTCCCTGTAGCGCCCACGCCGAGAAGGCGCTCAAGTCGGCAGACAAGGCCGGTGTCGTCGACTACCAGCCAGGTGACGACGGCTTCGAGATCACGGGCGACATCTCCGAGAGCCAGAAGGAAGGCCTCGAACAGATTCGTGACTTCCTCCAATCCTACGGTGCGACGGGTGTCCAGGCGGCCCTCGAGACGGCCCTGTTCGACGTGCTCGGCGTGACGCCGGTGTTCCCCGGCGGTGCCAACGGCCTAGGGAACGAGCGCGGCGAGGTGCTGCCCGACTGCTTCCTGATCCCGCCCGAGTCGACCGCCGAGGACTTTGCGTACAGCCTCCACTCGGACATCGGCGACGGCTTCCTCTACGCCATCGACTGCCGGAGCAACCGACAGTTAGGCAAGGACTACCCCGTCGAATCTCGGGACGTGATCGAGATCGTGACGACGAACTGACTCTCGAACTGCACGCGTCTCGAGTTGACTTCGGTCTGGTTCGGGTATCACATTAGACTCTATTTTGGCTCTGATAGCCCGTTTCAAACGCCGTTTGAGGCTGGTGACTCGCTCTTTCGACCTGTCACGGTAACTTCACCCGAGAGCAACTGTTCAGAAGGCGGAGCGAGCGCGATCTCTTCCTCATCGAAGTGTCGTTTTACTAATCGACGGAAGTCCGAGCGAATCGTCAAGATGTCCTTGTTATTCGGATCCTCTATAGATTGCAAGGCAGAGTACCACGGGTCACTCGACCCGTAGGTGAATGCCAACAGCCCTCAATCAATCCATTTACTAGTACATAAGACAAGTAACTGATAATGCAAGATTCAGAACTAACCCAGACGCTCTCCTTTGGATTAACCATCCACGAGGGTAGTTCTGACAACTTGCTAGAAGGCTGTCTCGAAGCACGACGAATCAGAAACGAGGTCAACCGTCTCGACCGTGAAGGCTGGGACTGGAACGACATCCACGACACGGTAGTGGACACCGCCACCCACGTCAAAAACACCACGCAACTCCTCGTACAGAAAGCACTCACGGAGATTGAAACGTACATCGACCACAAAGACGATGGCTGGGGCCGACCGTTCCCCTACATTCACGAGCTGTATCCAATGCGAATGAACCACGACGAAGGATACGCACTCACCGTGGACGACTCAGGAAACGTACGATTCCGTGTCAGTTATAAGCCATACAACTACGTCAAGGGCGTGCTTCGCGGTAGTCCCGGTCACCTCAACCGCGTGA
This region of Natronosalvus halobius genomic DNA includes:
- a CDS encoding redox-regulated ATPase YchF, with the translated sequence MTSSYRIGLVGKPSVGKSSFFNAATMNDVPEGAYPFTTIDPSVGEAYVRVECAAPEFDEECTPNVGYCEHGTRFVPTKLVDVAGLIPGAHEGKGLGNQFLTDLNETDVLVHVVDFAGETNLEGEPTEGHDPREDIDFLETELDQWYLGVLEKGINRYSSGYVTEDDAIEEDLAEQMSAFKTNEDELKLLIRRVDIGFDPEAWDDEDKLELAREIRKATKPMVIAANKMDTPAAQANYDDITSDPEYEHLTIVPCSAHAEKALKSADKAGVVDYQPGDDGFEITGDISESQKEGLEQIRDFLQSYGATGVQAALETALFDVLGVTPVFPGGANGLGNERGEVLPDCFLIPPESTAEDFAYSLHSDIGDGFLYAIDCRSNRQLGKDYPVESRDVIEIVTTN